Within the Oncorhynchus masou masou isolate Uvic2021 chromosome 1, UVic_Omas_1.1, whole genome shotgun sequence genome, the region aggtgcatcttgtgctgggcaCAAAAacaggtcactctaaaatgtgcagttttgtcacacaacacaatgccacagatgtctcaagttttgagagaacatgcaattggcatgctgacagcatgaatgtccaccagaacatGTCCAGAGAATCTAATGTTCATgtatctaccataagccgcctccgtcattttagagaatttggcagtacgacCAACACTTGCAAACCAAGTGTAGCCACGtaggcccaggacctccacatacaGCTTCTTCACCCAACTTCCCTGAGAAACTGTGTCAGTGAAGCTCATCTACACGCTGGGTCGTCCTCATcatggtcttgacctgactgcagttcggcatcataagcgacttcagtgggaaaatgctcatttttaatggccactggcacgctggagaagtgtgctcttcacggataaatcccggtttcaactgtaccgggcagatggcagacgtatagcatcgtgtgggcgagcagtttgctgatgtcaacgttgttaACAGAGTGCCCcttggtggcagtggggttatggtatgggaaggTAAAGCTACgtacaacaaacacaattgcattttatcgatggcaatttgaatacacaaAGATACCGTGATGAAATTGTGAggaccattgtcgtgccattcatccgccaccaccACCTCATGTTTTAACATTATAATGCACGgctccatgtcgcaaggatctgtacacaatttctggaggctgaaaatgtcccagttcttccatggcctgcatactcaccagacatgtcatccattgagcatgtttgggatgctctggttcgacagcatgttccagttcccaccaatatccagcaactccacaccgtcattgaagaggagtgggacaacattccacaggccacaaaaAGCCTGATCAACTCTTTGTGAAGGTGATGTGTAGCGCTACATGAGACAAATGGTGCTCAcacaagatactgactggttttctgatccatgcccttGTCTTTTTTTAGggtatgtgaaatccatagattagggcccagtgaagttatttcaattgactcatttctttatatgaactttaactctgtaaaatatttgaaattgttgcatgttgcatttatatttttgttcagtgtagtttgcGACACAGTGTGCACAGCAAGCTACTCCTAACAAAATCATAAACgcaacatcaaatcaaaatcaaaatgtatttgtcatatacacatggttagcagatgttaatgcgagtggagcgaaatgcttgtgcttctagttctgacaatgcagtaatatccagaGTAATCGagcctaacaatttcacaacaattaccttatacacacaagtgtaaaggaattaataagaatatgtacataaaaatatatatgaatgagtgatggtatagaacggcataggcaagatgcagtagatggtatagagtgcagtatatacatatgagatgagtaatgtagggtatgtaaacattatattgaagtggctagtgatacatcaagatggcaagatgcagtagatggtatagagtacaatacgagtatgagtaatgtagggtatgtaaacattatatgaagtggccttgtttaacttcttggtgacaggggggcagtattgagtagcttggatgaataaggtgcccaaagtaaactgcctgctactctgtcccagatgcaaATATATgcattagtagtattggatagaaaacactctgaagtttctaaaactgtttgaatgatgtctgtgagtttaacagaactcatatggcaggcgaaaacctgagacaaatccaaccaggaagtgggaaatctgaggtttgtagtttcatttaagtgattgcctatccaatatgctgtgtctatggggccagattgcacttcccaaggcttccagcagatgtcaacagtctttagaaagttgtttaAGGCTTCTATTGTGGAAGGGTGTCGAAGAAGAGCTGTTCCAACAAGTGGACTAGGCtgaggccaatcagttgtttactgCGCGGTCACGCCATTCCTTCttttcctctgtaatgaataCACTATTGTCCGGTtagaatattattgaagatttattataaaaaaagaccctaaggattgattgtaaacattgtttgacatgtttctacaaactgtaatggaacaCTTGACTTTTCATCTGGATTTTGCGCTcgcgcattgtgcctttggaatagTGAACTCAACACGAACAAAAcgggaggtatttggacataaatatggacgtaatcaaacaaaacaaacatttcttgtggaagagGGAGTCCTGGGAGTGTATTCCGACAAAGATCATCAaaaggtaagtgaagatttagaatgctatttatgacttttggTCACTCCACAATTTGGCGGGTAACTGTATGGCTTGCTTTTGTGGCTCaacgctgttctcagattattgaatattgtgcttttgctgtaaagcttttttgaaatctgacacagcggttgcattaagaacaagtttatctttaattctatgtaaaacatgtatctttcatcaaagtttataATGAGTATTTGTTAATTGatgtggcgctctgcaatttctcctgatgttttggaggcatttctaaacatggcgccaatgtaaactttttggatataaatatgaactcaaaaaaaatacatgtattgtttaacattgagtcctgggaatgtcatctgatgaagattgtcaaaggttagtgattaatttgatctagatttctgctttttgtgacacctctctttggttggaaaatggctgaatgctttctgtgactagttgctgacctaacataatgatatgctctgctttcgccgaaaagcctttttgaaatcgcaCTGTGGTTCGATTAACGAGAAGTGTAtattttaaaatggtgtaaaatacttgtatggttgAGTAATTTTAATTTTCTGTTGTAttaaatttggcgccctgcaatttcactggctgttggcgcggtgggatgctagcgtcccgaacgatcccagagaggttaaagtggctggtgatatatttattacatcaatttttccattatcaAAGTGGCTGGAgtggagtcagtatgttggcagcagccactcaatgttagtgatggctgtttaacagtctgatggccttgagatggaagtgtttttcagtctctcggtccctgctttgatgcacctgtactgacctagccttctggatgatagcgggtgaataggcagtggctcgggtggttgttgtccttgatgatctttttggccttcctgtgacatcgggtggtgtaggtgtcctggagggcaggtagtttgcccccggtgatgcattgtgcagacctcactaccctctggagagccttacggttatgggctgagcagttgccgtaccaggcggtgatacagcccgacaggatgctctcgattgtacatctgtaaaagttagagtgtttttggtgacaagtcaaatttcttcagcctcctgaggttgaagaggtgctgctgcgctgccttcaccacgctgtctgtgtggttggaccatttcagtttggaCCAtttccatttcagtttgtccgtattttcctcaaagcgagcaaagaagttgtttagtctgtctgggagcaagacatcctggtccgcgacggggctggttttccttttataGTCAGTGATTGCCTGTAGACCTTGCCACATACTTCTAGAATCTGAGCCGTTGAATatcgactctactttgtctcgacattgacacttagcttgtttgattgccttgcagagggaatagctacactgtttgtattcagtcatgtttccggtcaccttgccctgattaaaagcagtggttcacactttcagttttgcgcgaatgctgccatcaatccacggtttctggtttgggaatgtattcgtcaatgttgttgttcgccgcaatgcggaacatatcctagtccacgtgatcgaaacaatcttgaagcgtggaatccgattggtcgaaCCAGCGTTGAACTGACCGGAgtgcgggagcttcctgttttagtttctgtctataggctggaagcaacaaaatggagtcgtggtcagcttttccaaaaggagggcgggggaggaccttatatgcgtcgcggaacaatgatctagggttttgccagccctgtttgcacaatcgatatgctgatagaatttagggagccttATTTTCAAAGAATTTaccgagttacagttcaaataaggaaatcactcaattgaaataaattaataggGCAGACTGGAGGTTATTGTACTAGCTAGCTTGATAGTTAGCGACACTGCTTGCCAGCTAGATTGCTAGCACACTGTCACTCCAtgtgctagctagcttgctagttaaCCAGCACACGGTGACACTCCCGTCTGCTGTGTACCGGAGTCTTCCTAAGGACTAGATGGCTAAACTAGCAGACAGTCCATTGGCGTACGGCTAGATAGATAACGTTGTCGCCACCGATCCTACTTATGATGGTTTATCAGTGGCTGGCATCCAACATTATTGTGCATTaatgccacctactgtactgaaGGGCATTGGCATCCCGCCTGTCCCTAACTTAAAACTAGAATGTAACTTTTTGAGCAAccagaccaaattcacatagaaatattgatctttcattctcattgaaatcaagtctaagaagcggtagatctgttaaAATGTGCTTAAGTTTGGTTTTGTAGACCGACTTCAAACAGTTGAAAATGCAATATATGTGGCTTTGGAAAACATTTCACAaaggtttagatggtacaatgactgcttgttttgtcacaaacttaAATTAGGCGAACAATCAGAAttgtagcaaccaggaaatggcggagcgatttctgcaatgTGGATCTTTAAAAACCAATATAAATATAAAGAGGTGCCTGCTGATGCAGAAATGCCCACATGCAGGAACGCCCCCTTCAATTTGTTTTGTTTCCGCGGGCACATGCTGCTTTTAATGTTAATTTCACAGCGGTTTTGTCGTATTTACCTTCCCTTCCCCATATCCGAATGGCTCGGTCACCACCGCATGATGCCAGCAATGTGCCTTTGGGGTTCCATGCCACATACCAACAGCGGGAATCTGGATGCGCATTGAATTTCTGCAGAAGGGCCACAGTGTCGTTCATTGCTAGCAAGCTGCTATCTAGCTAGTGACTTGTTATTGGCAACTGATAATGCTGCTACCAAAACAGCAAGCTAGTCGTAGCTATGCAAACGACATACACAAGGAAGACAGCTTCAAATACGAGGTTTGTATTTGTAAATAAATTTCGCAACTAACGTTTTACCGAAAATACTCCATCAACGTGctactttctcttcctctccgtaGGTAAGTGCTGCCAATCTGAAGTCCATTCGGCTCATTACTGCCGCTATCAGTACACGATGATCATTGCATGTTTTATGGACACGTTGTACCAAATGGCCAAAGTGTAACTGCAGAATATCCCAGTAGGTGGCGGTATTAACAACAAATGTACCTTGGTCTGGTGTAACATTAAAtctaaaaagaagaagtgatgatGAACAAGGAAACAATTTTACATGAAGATAGCTAGTTACTTGGCTGCCTTTTGTTTTTAGTATACGCCCTCCTTTGAACGTTTTAGATTACTTGAACAGATTGTGAGTATCATGTCTTCAGATTTGATATATTATGGGTGTCAGTTCACGTTACAATTTGTTTGAAGTAAATCAACTAGGATTTTAGACTGCTAGCTTCTGCTGCTAACAGGCCTACGTCGAGGTCTGAGCTTTGTAGCAAGCTAGACTGAAAATTATTGttcaatttgttttgttgttgagtAATTTAGCTAAGAGATTACGCATTGTGAATAGACTTAAACCTAATTATTTGACACATTGTTACCAGTTGACCTACACTAACGTTATCGGTTTTAGTTAAGTTAGCTGATAATTTCACAGACAGAAGGACGCTTAACAAAAGCTGTCTGTCATTTGAAGACTGACTTAGCATAGCTATACATCAGGCACTGACTCCTGGTTGACGACCAAGTGGGAATTGGATGACAATGTATGCACCACCGGGTACCACTGTCCCCGGAAGCCGGCGAAGGAGAGGGGGTACTGCACTGCCCAAGCAGCCAGAGCGAAGCCTGGCATCTGCCCTCCCCGGAGCACTGTCCATCACGGCTCTATGTACGGCCTTGGCCGAACCAGCTTGGGTCCGAGTTCATGGAGGGACGTGTCCCAAGCAGGAGCTTGGAGTGGCTGATGTCCTGGGATACATTGACCCAAAACTCCTGGAGGGTAAGTAATGGTTTTGCCAACAGTGGCTCAAAGCACCTACTACCTGTGGTTTGTGTTAACTATCACCAACTTCTTCTTCAGATTATTGTGTGAACTCCCAGACCATCTTGCTGCTAAGGGTCATTGCTGCCTTCTGCTTCCTGGGCATCCTATGCAGCTTGATAGCTTTCCTTTTGGATGTCTTTGGGCCCAAGCACCCTGCCCTCAAGATCACCCGCAGATACGCATTTGCCCATATTCTCACAGGTATGAATGGATTTGGGCCGTGGACAAGAGAGGAAATTAGCAATTCAGCTAAAGTGTAACAACTATTTCAAGGCAAAGTATAAACTAGGGCTGGTATGGTACCAGTATGGCAATATTTTTCCTATGGCAAAAATGGAAACACAaagcagaccaaactctttggtcctttaaaaacctgctgtatgtaaatattgtgtgctatagcttggaaaataaatacatgtgactctggatgacatattgatgtttgtttccaacgtTAGGGCTGTTttactaaatatttttttttaatggtttTGTTTCTCTGCCACAATACTAATGAGTATCACAATACTGGCCCTAGTAGAAACAATGGAAATCAAATAATCCCTTTCCTTTTTCCCCTGCCTGCTCTTTCTTTTTATGGTTTTAGTGCTGCAGTGTGCCACAGTAATCGGGTTCTGCTACTGGGCCTCAGAGCTCATCTTGTCGCTACAGCAGCAGCATAAGAAGTACCACGGATCACTCATCTATGTCACGTTTGCCATTAGCTTCTACCTGGTGGCGGGGGCTGGCGGCGCCTCCATTCTGGCCACAGCTGCCAACCTGCTGCGCCACTAccccacagaggaggaggagcaggctcTAGAGCTTCTCTCGGAGATGGAGGAGAGCAGTGAAACATATCCTGCTGATTATGACATTGCCAACCAGTTCCAGCCGCCTCCTGCATACACGCCTTAATGTAGCCAGCCCGGCCACTTCTTTCTCTTACATCCATGCTTCTCTATGAGCACGTCTATTGGCCTTGTCTCAAACACCTACAGATATGTGATCCAAAAACTGTACCCAATGGATATTCTCTGCAAATACTCTGCTTTCTATAATCAACATCAACACAAATGGACACACTTATTTCTTGATTGTGGGTGCTTGAGTGCATGAAAGCTTCCTTTTACGGTGGCAGAGATTCAATACTTGATTCGTGTTTTCACCACTGAAGCTTGGCTTTTAGGAATTTGCATGTATATGTCATTAAGGACTTGACCCTTACATGTAAAGCAAGAGAAACTGGCAATATATGGGGTGTTATTTTAAGAACTGTTGTACGGTTTGGGTCTACACCTGGTTTATTGAATGATCAGATATGGCGTGAGACTCAACATAGTGTATGACAGTGTTTTAAGTCATGGCTTAACAAAGGTCAAGTTCGGAAGTTGGGGCTTTTGACAGTGTGGCAGTAGTATTGGGCATTGGTTTGAAGTGTTAAATGACCGCTTAACATCGATCATTTGAGTGAACCTTGTGACTTGCCTGCCATGTGATTATAATTGGACATTTTATCAGTTAAACCTGAAAGGCACCAAGGTTAAACACACTGAATTTTAGACATTTATTTCTCAATTGAAATGGACCATTATTT harbors:
- the LOC135541015 gene encoding transmembrane protein 127, with translation MTMYAPPGTTVPGSRRRRGGTALPKQPERSLASALPGALSITALCTALAEPAWVRVHGGTCPKQELGVADVLGYIDPKLLEDYCVNSQTILLLRVIAAFCFLGILCSLIAFLLDVFGPKHPALKITRRYAFAHILTVLQCATVIGFCYWASELILSLQQQHKKYHGSLIYVTFAISFYLVAGAGGASILATAANLLRHYPTEEEEQALELLSEMEESSETYPADYDIANQFQPPPAYTP